The sequence below is a genomic window from Haloferax mediterranei ATCC 33500.
TCGCACACGGTCTCTTTACCCCGTTCGCCCACGCCGACTGGGAGACGGAGACGGTCCTCGCCGAATCGAACGTCGACTTCGACGCGATGCTTCTCGGCGACAATCACGTCCCTGATACGGCGGACCTCGACGGTACGTGGGTGACCTATTGCGGTTCCACTGAGCGCGCGAGCGCGAGCGAGCGAGACCCGCGCGGATACAATCTCGTCGAGTTCGACTCTTCGGCGGTCGATATCCGCCGTCGAACGCTCGAAACGCGGCCGTTCGAATTCATCGAGGTCGACCTCTCGGGCGACGAGGGAATCGACCGCGTGCGCCAGCGCGTCCGCGAGTTCGACTGTGAGGACGCCGTCGTCGTCGTCGAACTGACCGGCGAGGGTGACGCAGTTACGCCCGCTGCGGTCGAATCGTTCGCCGCCGAACAGGGCGCGCTCGTCGCCCGCGTCAACGACCGACGCGAAGTCGACACCGACGAAGAACTCTCGACCGACGTGTCGTTTGCCGACCCCGACGACGCGGTCCGCGACCGGGTCCGCGAGATGGGCCTATCGAGCGCTGCACTCGACGTTGACGAGACGGTTCGCGCGAGCAAAGTCGCCGATTCGAACGTTCGCGACGAGGTTCGAGAGCGCGTCGCGTCGCTTCTTTCTGACGACCGGAGTGCCTTCGTCACCGCTGGGCCAGAGACGGAGGAAGAAGGGTCCTCGGGCGAAGACGAGTCCGACGACGAACCTGCTTCCGCTACCGACGCGGGTGAGATACCTGACGAACCGACATCCACCAGCGACATGGGTGGTACGCCCGACGAACCCTCCGAGTCCATCGCCCGTTCCGAGCCTGAACCCGTTGCCGACGTAGAAACCGAGTCCGGCACCGACGCAGAACCGAAAGCCAACCGCGACAGTTCGCTGGGTGATTTCGCATGAGATTCACGCACATCAGCATTCAGAACTTCAAGCCGTACGAGGACGCCGAACTCGACCTTCGCGACGGCGTCACGGTCATCCACGGCGTCAACGGGAGCGGGAAGTCGTCGCTCCTCGAAGCGTGTTTCTTCGCCCTCTACGGGTCGAAAGCGCTGGCTGGGACGCTCGACGACGTGGTGACGACCGGCGCTGACGACGCCGAAATCTCGCTCGAATTCGTCCACGACGGCGGCGAGTATCGTATCGACCGCCGAATCAGGATTTCGGGCGACCGCGCGACCACCGCGAAGTGTGTTCTCGAAGGACCGGACGGGTCCGTCGAGGGCGCGCGCGACGTTCGACGGCACGTCGGGTCGCTCCTGCGGATGGACGCCGAGGCGTTCGTCAACTGCGCGTACGTCCAGCAGGGCGAGGTCAACAAACTCATCAACGCGACGCCGGCACAGCGTCAGGACATGATTGACGACCTCCTGCAACTCGGGAAACTCGAACAGTACCGAGAACGGGCCGGAAACGCCCGGTTGGGGGTCGAAGACGTACTGACGAGCAAGCAGAGCGTCCTCGAAGATATCGAGTCGCAAATCGCGGCCAAGGAGGACGAAGACCTCCACGCGCGACTCAACGCCCTCGAATCGGACCTCGTCGAGGTAGACGAGAAAATCGAGCACTACGAGTCTCAACGAGACAAAGCTAAATCGGCCCTTGACGCCGCCCAATCGACGCTGGACGAACACGCAGAAAATCGGGAGCGACTCGCCGAAGTCGAATCCGCCATCGAGGACCTCAAATCGAAAGTCGCGGCCGACGAAGCAGAGCGCGACAAACTCACGGAGCGAATCCGGGAACTCGGTGAGGAACTCGACGACCTCGACGAGGACATCGAAACCGTGCTGGAGCAAACCGCACTCGACGATGCCAGCGAGGAGGCAATCGCCGCCCGTCGGGAGGCGTTCGCCGACCGGGAGTCGGAGATTCGAGACGAACTTTCGGAAGCCCGGACGCGGGCGCAAGGACTCGCCACGCAGGCAGAACGGCTCGAAGAGCGCGCAGACGACCTCGAAACTCGCGCCGAGGAGAAACGCGAGGCCGCCGAAGCGGACGAACAAACGGCCGATGAGGCAGCGAGCGAACTCGAATCGTTCCGCGAGACCAGCGCAGACATCGAAGCCTCGCTCGAAACCATCGAAGCGTCGTTCGCTGACGCGCCCGTCGAACTCGGCGAGGCGGCCGACCTTCTCGACGAACGCCGGAGCGACCTCTCTTCGGCCCGCGAGTCACTTGCCGAAACCGAGACCGAGTTGAAGAACGCCCGCGAACGACTCGCCGAAGCCGAGGAACTCCGCGACGCGGGCAAGTGTCCGGAGTGTGGCCAACCGGTCGATGGCTCCCCCCACGTGGACGCCATCAGCGAACGCGAGGGGGCGGTCGAGAGACTCGAATCCGAGCGAGAGACGCTCGAATCGAAGGTCGAGTCACTGAAAGAAGCGGTCGAAGCGGCTGAGAAACTAGTCGACGCCGAAAGCCGCGCCGACTCCTACACAGACCGGCTCGAACTTGCCGCCGAACGAATCGCCGACCGCGAGGAGACGGTCGAAACTCGACGTGAGGCAGCTACGGAGAAACGTGAAGCCGCAGACGACCTCGAATCGGAGGCCGAAGAAAAGCGCGAGGCGGCGACGAAACAGGCCGAGCGCGCGGCGGAAGTCGAGGAGACGGTCGAGTCCCTCGAATCGGACCTCGAATCGCTCGATGCTCGCCGAGAGCGACTGGACCGCGTTGAATCTCTCGTTGACACGCGAGCGGACACGGTCGATGCCCGCGACCGCCTCCGAGAGAAGCGCGAGACGCTTGCGGACGTAAACCGCGAGCGACGTGAACACCTCCAAGAGCGCCAGAAGCGACGTGACGAACTCCGCGAGACGGTCGACGAAGATGCGGTCAAGAAGGCCAAAACGAGCAAACAGAAGGCCGAAACGTACCTCGAAAAGGTCGAAGACGAAGTGCTCCCAGACTTGCGGGAGCAACGCGACGACCTCCAGAGCCAAATCGGTGGCGTCAACGCCGACCTCGAACGACTCGACGAACTCCGCGAGCGCCGCGAAGAACTCGCTGAGCGCGTGGATGCCCTCGAATCGCTCCACGACGAGGTCTCGACGCTCGAATCGACCTACGGCGACCTCCGGGCGGAACTCCGCCAGCGGAACGTCGAAGTGCTCGAACGGATGCTCAACGAGACGTTCGACCTCGTGTACGCCAACGACGCCTACTCGCGCATCCGACTCGACGGCGAGTACGGCCTGACGGTGTTCCAAAAAGACGGCACGGCGCTCGAACCCGAGCAGTTGTCGGGTGGCGAACGCGCCCTGTTCAACCTCAGCCTGCGATGTGCCATCTATCGGCTTCTCGCCGAGGGTATCGACGGCGCGGCCCCGCTCCCGCCGCTCATTCTCGACGAACCGACCGTCTTCCTCGACACCGGCCACGTCTCACGACTGGTCGACCTCGTCGAGGACATGCAGAACCGCGGCGTCAAGCAGATTCTCATCGTCAGCCACGACGACGAACTTGTCGGCGCGGCCGACGACCTCGTCCGCGTCGAGAAGAACCCGACGACGAACCGCTCGACTGTCGAGCGGACCGACGCCCCGACGCTCGCCAGCGCGCTCGCGGACGACTGAGCGACCTCGTCGTCGTTCTACTCCGTTACTCACTCGTTCGCGCGCAACCGTTCGATTCCCTCTTTCGCGGTATCCGTTACCTCGTAGCCTCGCTCCCCGTAGACCGTGGTCTCTTCGACAAGTCCTGCGATTTTGAACTCGGTCAGGAGACCGTGGAGGTCGCTCTCACAGAGGTCGTACGCGCCGAGTAACTCGACGACTGGAAGCGGCCCGCGGTCCGCAAGGTCGACGAGGAGTCCGAGGCTGCGCTCGGTTGGGACTGCGACGAGGATTCGGCGGACCGGTTCAGGGACGGCGCGGGCGGCGGTTTCGAGCGGTGACTCTCCACTCACGGTTTCGAGTTCGTCGTTTGGAAAATGGCGCTCGTCGCCTGTCTTCGGGTCGCGGACGCGACTGGCGTCGCTGGAGCGCTTGACGAGCAGGTAGCGTCGGCCGTCGGGACCGCGGACGGTTCGCATGAAGTGTCGAAGGTATCGGCGACTGTTAGCGGTTGCGCTTGCTGGGGTCGTCGCTGTTGTCCCCGACTTCACAACTGTCTTCGTCCCCGTCGTCATCGCTCGACCAGTCGCCGCGTTCGAACTTCTTGTGAGTGTAGTAGACGCGAACCAGTGAACCGACGCCTAAGAGGACGAGACCGCCGCCGACCATCGTCTGGCCGCGGAAATAGATGAGCATCGCCCCGACTGCGACGCCCGCAACGCCGATGTTTGCGAGGATAACGCTCGCCCAGAACAGTCGCGCCGCTTCGGGGTCGATGTCAGCGGAGAACTCCGGCACCTCCTCGTCTTCACCGGTCTCTTCAGTCTCCGTGTTGGCGTCTTCACCGGGGATACGGACACGTGGAATGTTCGGGAGGTCCTTCTCGGGATTTCCCCATCGGGCTTCCGGGTCGCCCCACCGCTTTTCGGGGTCGATTCGGGAGGCAACATCTTCCTCAGAACGCTCTGCGTTCTGATGGGCTTCGGCAGACGGCTCTGTCGTCTCCCGAACGTCCTCGCGTCGCTCGTCGTCCGTCACAGTTGTGTCGAGACGCCGTGCCGAGAAAAAAAGCCCGTTTCGGCCGAGTTAGGCGCAGTCGTCGAGGCGCATCGACCGCGTCGCCTCGACCCATGCAAGTGGGTTCTCCGCGTCGTAGAACACCACGCCACCGTCGATATCGTAGGATTCGATCGTCTCGGCGCCTGTCGGACCAACCGGTCCGTTGCCGTCGATCGTGCCGTCCCACCGTCCTGGTGATGCGTGGTCGGTCATATCGTATGACAGTGAATAACATACACAGATAAATGTTTTTCCGTGATTTGCTAATAAGTTCGCAGAACCGAAGGGGGGCTGTTTTTACCAACCGGTGCCGAAAAACCGCTATGACCACGCCAGATGGCCAATTGACGCTCGGCCAGTGTGCCGGGAAAGAGTCTGGTGGCACAGGCGACACGCGGCCTGACGAGGAGGCCGCCATCGTCGCCGGCGACGCCGGCCAGCACGTCTCCGATGTTATCGACACGGACGAGGTGCGCTTTCCCGACCCCGACGGGACGGTCGAAATAGCCGTCACACAGGTTGACTACACCATCGAGGGTGCGGGCCGAGACGAGTATCCCGTGCTCCATATCTTCGGCCGGACCGCGGACAACGAGACCGAACACGTCCGTGTTCTCGGATTCAGACCGTACTTCTACGCCCCCACCGATAGCCTCGACGACGAACTCCTCGACAAGGATGTCATCACCGGGACCGAACCCGGCTACGAGAGTATTCGCGGCGAAGAACTGACGAAGATATTCGGCCGTACGCCCCGCGACGTCGGACAGATACGTGACGAGTTCGACCACTACGAAGCGGACATTCTCTTCCCGAACCGTCTCCTCATCGACAAGGACATAAACGACGGCGTTCGCGTCCCCGCCCGCCGTCTCGACGACGGGACGATTCAGATTCCCCACCAAGAAATCGAGCCAACGTCGGTCGAGGCGGACCTTCGGGTGAACACCTTCGACATCGAGGTCAACGACCGAAACGGCTTCCCCGAAGACGGCGAGGAGCCGATTATCTGTCTCACCAGTCACGACTCCTATCGGGACGAGTACATCGTCTGGCACGCGGTCGCGCCTGATGGCGAAGGCAAACGACCTGACTCGCTTCCGGGCTACGACTACCTCCGCGACGGCTCTGCGGTCGAAGTTCGAACGTTCGACGAGGAGGACGCGATGCTCGACGCGTTCGTTTCCTACCTTGAGAAGACCGACCCGGATATTTTCACGGGCTGGAACTGTCTCCCCGAAGACACTCGCGTGCTTCTCGCAGACGGTACGGAGAGGAAAATCTGCGACGTGGAGGTCGGGGATACAGTCGTCGGGTCCGATAACCAACAGACGACGGTCGCAGAGGTCACGAACACGTGGGAGAGCAAAAAGGAGGTGAAAGAGTTCGAACTCGCCGATGGGACGACACTCCAAACCTCCGACGAGCACCGCATCATGGTCGGGGACGACGAGGCCGTCGACTGGAAAGAAGGTAGGGACGTTCAGGTCGGCGATTACGTTCTCAAACCGCGGAAACTCCGCGTCGACGACATCCGGGTCCCAACGCTCGCTGACCTCGTGCCGGACCACTGTCAGCGCTTTACCGACCAAGACTCCGTCAAAGCGTTCAAAAAGCACCTCCCGTACGGTGCTGTGAGTGAGCTTTCGGACGAGTTCGGTGTGGCGAAAGGGACACACTATCATCCACATACTGACACGTGGACTCCGGAGCGGTGCGAGCAGGCGGCTGAACGGTACGACATTCCGATGCCCGACGGGGGACGGAGCTACCGCCGGACGGGCGTCGACCTCGACCGTGAACTCACCGCGCACGAACTGTACCTTGCCGGGCTTGTTCTCACCGACGGGACCATGTCGGAAGACGACGGGATACGGTTCTACAACACCCGGACAGAACTCCACGACCAGTTCCCGGGTGGAAACTCGCTCACAGCCGACGGGAAGGGCTGTTTCAAGCAGGGCGTTCTCGACTACGCCACGATGCATGCGTTTAACGGGCTCGGTATCCCGTTCGGAGACAAGAACGCCGGAGAGGTCGACCTCTCGACCATATATCGACTTCCCGAGCGATACATTGCTCAGTTCCTCGCGGGTGTTATCGACGGTGATGGCTGCATCTCTTCGAGCGTCACAATCGCCGCTGAGAACAAGTCTATCGGCAAGTGGTACGTGCGGCTCCTCCAGCGGCTGGGTGTGTACGCCCAGCAGCGCGAACATATCGTTCGGATTCCCGACTCGGCTCGTGAGATCGACCGACTGAAGCAATTCGTCCTCCCGCACATGAGCCACCCGGAGAAGGTCGGCCGACTTGCTGCCTTCGAGGGCGGACAAAGTGGGGCCACCGAGAACATCCCGTACGCACTGTTCGACGCGGCAACTGGAACCGACGAGAAACGAATTGGAAACGACAAGTGGCGTCGGGGAATCAATCTCAAGCGATACGAGACGAAAGCTGACGACTGGGAGGAGTACGTTTTCGTCGAGGTCACGGACATCTCTCGTGTCGGCGTCGAGACGACGTACGACCTCGAAACAACGACTCACAACTTCGTCGCGGAAGACTGCCTCGTCCATAACTGCGACGACTTCGATATTCCCTATTTCCTCGACAGACTCGACGTGCTGAACCCGACGAGCGATTACGACCTCGACTACAACCGTATGTCCCGACTCGGCGAAGTCTGGCGCGGCGGCTGGGGCGGCCCGGACATCAAAGGCCGCGTCGTCTTCGACCTCTTGTACGCATACAAGCGGACACAGTTCACGGAACTCGAATCCTACCGACTGGACGCGGTCGGTGAACTCGAACTCGACGTGGGCAAAGAACGCTACTCCGGCGATATTGGCGACTTGTGGGAACAGGACCCGGAACGCTTGCTCGAATACAACCTTCGTGACGTGGAACTGTGTGTCGAAATCGACCGCAAACAGGATATCATCGCGTTCTGGGACGAGGTGCGGACGTTCGTCGGCTGTAAGCTCGAAGACGCGCCGACGCCGGGAGATACCGTTGACATCTACGTCCTCCACAAGGTTCACGGCGAATTTGCCCTGCCTTCAAAAGGGAAACAGGAGTCGGAAGACTACGAGGGTGGGGCCGTTTTCGACCCCATCACGGGCGTCAAAGAGAACGTCACGGTGCTCGACCTGAAGTCGCTGTACCCGATGTGTATGGTGACCATCAACGCGTCGCCGGAGACGAAAGTCGACCCCGAGTCGTACGACGGCGATATGTTCCGTGCGCCCAACGGGACGCACTTCCAGCAGGAACCCGACGGCATGATTCGGGAGATGGTCGACGAACTCCTCACGGAGCGTGAGGAAAAGAAGGCACTTCGAAACGAACACGACCCGGGTTCGTCCGAATACGGGCAGTTCGACCGCCAACAGCAAGCTGTCAAGGTTATCATGAATTCTCTCTACGGCGTGCTGGGCTGGGACCGCTTCCGCCTCTACGACAAGGAGATGGGTGCGGCGGTGACGGCGACCGGTCGAGAGGTCATCGAGTTCACGGAGCAAGCGGCCAACG
It includes:
- the mre11 gene encoding DNA double-strand break repair protein Mre11 — translated: MTRVIHTGDTHIGYQQYHSPERRQDFLDAFEQVVADARSENVDAVIHAGDLYHDRRPELPDLLGTLAALRRLDDAGIPFLAIVGNHESTRGGQWLDLFERLGLATRLGSDPYVVGDVAFYGLDHVPRSRRDELDYQFEPHDQPQTALVAHGLFTPFAHADWETETVLAESNVDFDAMLLGDNHVPDTADLDGTWVTYCGSTERASASERDPRGYNLVEFDSSAVDIRRRTLETRPFEFIEVDLSGDEGIDRVRQRVREFDCEDAVVVVELTGEGDAVTPAAVESFAAEQGALVARVNDRREVDTDEELSTDVSFADPDDAVRDRVREMGLSSAALDVDETVRASKVADSNVRDEVRERVASLLSDDRSAFVTAGPETEEEGSSGEDESDDEPASATDAGEIPDEPTSTSDMGGTPDEPSESIARSEPEPVADVETESGTDAEPKANRDSSLGDFA
- the rad50 gene encoding DNA double-strand break repair ATPase Rad50, producing MRFTHISIQNFKPYEDAELDLRDGVTVIHGVNGSGKSSLLEACFFALYGSKALAGTLDDVVTTGADDAEISLEFVHDGGEYRIDRRIRISGDRATTAKCVLEGPDGSVEGARDVRRHVGSLLRMDAEAFVNCAYVQQGEVNKLINATPAQRQDMIDDLLQLGKLEQYRERAGNARLGVEDVLTSKQSVLEDIESQIAAKEDEDLHARLNALESDLVEVDEKIEHYESQRDKAKSALDAAQSTLDEHAENRERLAEVESAIEDLKSKVAADEAERDKLTERIRELGEELDDLDEDIETVLEQTALDDASEEAIAARREAFADRESEIRDELSEARTRAQGLATQAERLEERADDLETRAEEKREAAEADEQTADEAASELESFRETSADIEASLETIEASFADAPVELGEAADLLDERRSDLSSARESLAETETELKNARERLAEAEELRDAGKCPECGQPVDGSPHVDAISEREGAVERLESERETLESKVESLKEAVEAAEKLVDAESRADSYTDRLELAAERIADREETVETRREAATEKREAADDLESEAEEKREAATKQAERAAEVEETVESLESDLESLDARRERLDRVESLVDTRADTVDARDRLREKRETLADVNRERREHLQERQKRRDELRETVDEDAVKKAKTSKQKAETYLEKVEDEVLPDLREQRDDLQSQIGGVNADLERLDELRERREELAERVDALESLHDEVSTLESTYGDLRAELRQRNVEVLERMLNETFDLVYANDAYSRIRLDGEYGLTVFQKDGTALEPEQLSGGERALFNLSLRCAIYRLLAEGIDGAAPLPPLILDEPTVFLDTGHVSRLVDLVEDMQNRGVKQILIVSHDDELVGAADDLVRVEKNPTTNRSTVERTDAPTLASALADD
- a CDS encoding DUF7346 family protein; translated protein: MRTVRGPDGRRYLLVKRSSDASRVRDPKTGDERHFPNDELETVSGESPLETAARAVPEPVRRILVAVPTERSLGLLVDLADRGPLPVVELLGAYDLCESDLHGLLTEFKIAGLVEETTVYGERGYEVTDTAKEGIERLRANE
- a CDS encoding DUF7322 domain-containing protein yields the protein MTDDERREDVRETTEPSAEAHQNAERSEEDVASRIDPEKRWGDPEARWGNPEKDLPNIPRVRIPGEDANTETEETGEDEEVPEFSADIDPEAARLFWASVILANIGVAGVAVGAMLIYFRGQTMVGGGLVLLGVGSLVRVYYTHKKFERGDWSSDDDGDEDSCEVGDNSDDPSKRNR
- a CDS encoding DUF7331 family protein, with the translated sequence MTDHASPGRWDGTIDGNGPVGPTGAETIESYDIDGGVVFYDAENPLAWVEATRSMRLDDCA
- a CDS encoding DNA polymerase domain-containing protein, which encodes MTTPDGQLTLGQCAGKESGGTGDTRPDEEAAIVAGDAGQHVSDVIDTDEVRFPDPDGTVEIAVTQVDYTIEGAGRDEYPVLHIFGRTADNETEHVRVLGFRPYFYAPTDSLDDELLDKDVITGTEPGYESIRGEELTKIFGRTPRDVGQIRDEFDHYEADILFPNRLLIDKDINDGVRVPARRLDDGTIQIPHQEIEPTSVEADLRVNTFDIEVNDRNGFPEDGEEPIICLTSHDSYRDEYIVWHAVAPDGEGKRPDSLPGYDYLRDGSAVEVRTFDEEDAMLDAFVSYLEKTDPDIFTGWNCLPEDTRVLLADGTERKICDVEVGDTVVGSDNQQTTVAEVTNTWESKKEVKEFELADGTTLQTSDEHRIMVGDDEAVDWKEGRDVQVGDYVLKPRKLRVDDIRVPTLADLVPDHCQRFTDQDSVKAFKKHLPYGAVSELSDEFGVAKGTHYHPHTDTWTPERCEQAAERYDIPMPDGGRSYRRTGVDLDRELTAHELYLAGLVLTDGTMSEDDGIRFYNTRTELHDQFPGGNSLTADGKGCFKQGVLDYATMHAFNGLGIPFGDKNAGEVDLSTIYRLPERYIAQFLAGVIDGDGCISSSVTIAAENKSIGKWYVRLLQRLGVYAQQREHIVRIPDSAREIDRLKQFVLPHMSHPEKVGRLAAFEGGQSGATENIPYALFDAATGTDEKRIGNDKWRRGINLKRYETKADDWEEYVFVEVTDISRVGVETTYDLETTTHNFVAEDCLVHNCDDFDIPYFLDRLDVLNPTSDYDLDYNRMSRLGEVWRGGWGGPDIKGRVVFDLLYAYKRTQFTELESYRLDAVGELELDVGKERYSGDIGDLWEQDPERLLEYNLRDVELCVEIDRKQDIIAFWDEVRTFVGCKLEDAPTPGDTVDIYVLHKVHGEFALPSKGKQESEDYEGGAVFDPITGVKENVTVLDLKSLYPMCMVTINASPETKVDPESYDGDMFRAPNGTHFQQEPDGMIREMVDELLTEREEKKALRNEHDPGSSEYGQFDRQQQAVKVIMNSLYGVLGWDRFRLYDKEMGAAVTATGREVIEFTEQAANEIGYEVAYGDTDSVMLELGPDVSTEEAIEQSFEIEEHINAAYDDFAQEALDAGEHRFQIEFEKLYRRFFQAGKKKRYAGHIVWKEGKDVDDIDITGFEYKRSDIAQITKEVQKNVIDMIVHGQDTEDIKEYLHDIITDFQSGNLPLEEAGIPGGIGKRLTAYETPTAHVRGAQYANAFLGTNFGRGSKPKRVYLKKVHPSWFRKLEDGDFDPQMDDLYRDFKRDPDVICFEYADQIPDEFEVDWDTMLDKTLQGPISRVIEALGMSWDEVKSGQEQTGLGSFM